From Gracilimonas sp.:
AGGGGATGTTTTGGGTGGCACCGGTAGAAAAAGCTGTAAGCCAAATGGTGACCGGTATAGAAAAGAAGAAAAATTATGTATATGTAACCAAGCGCTGGCAGCTGTTGGCCTGGGTTGCCAAATTGGTACCCGAATGGGTGTGGGATCGACTTTAATTTTTATTTCTGCGACAGCGCTCGCTGCAGTATTTTACATTCTCCCAGTCATCTTCCCATTTCTTTCGCCATTTAAAAGGGCGGTTACAAACCGGACAAATCTTCTCAGGTAAGTCCGATTTCTTTCTCATCTTAGTCATCGCTTTTGACAAGGGATAATCGGGCGGACTTTTTAGTTTGATTCAGAACAACGGCTTTTGCTTTTCGGGTGATGCTTGCCAGCTTTTCACTTTGCAGCTCTCCTGCCATTGTTCGTACTTCGTCAACATGATCTTTCCATACATCGGTAAATAAGTTCTTAGTCACCTCTGTCGGTGATACGGAATCATCCTGACCTCGATTTCTCTTCATCGGAAGGATACGACTTCTATTCTCTTGCTTTGATTTCTTCATAACTTTCCTCAAGGTTTATCATCGGCTTTGGATATGAATCTCCAATCTCTACGGAATGTAACGTTTGTTGTTCGGGATTCATTTTATGCGGCTCATGAATAAATTCTTTAGGGACTTTTTCAAGCTCCGGTATCCAGTGCCGTATGTAATCACCTTTTTTATCGTATTTCTCAGCCTGATTGATAATGTTGAAATATCGGTTCCTCGGGTCGTGACCTACCGTTGAGTTGTAAGCCCAATTTCCATAATTGCTGCACGGATCGTAATCCAATAACAGCGATTCGAAATACTCGGCTCCCATCCTCCAATCTATATTCAGATTCTGGGCAAGGAAACTCGCTACATTCTGCCGGCCACGGTTACTCATGTAGCCGGTAGCGTTCAATTCACGCATGTTAGCATCAATAAAAGGAATTCCGGTGTTACCTTCAGCCCATTTTTTAAAATCTTTACGATCGGTTCTCCACGTTCTTTCTTTGGACTGAATCCCTGATTGCCAAAACAGTTTATCGCCGTATTTCCAGGCCGAAAACCGAAAGTAATCTCTCCAGATCAATTCAAATATCATCCAGTAGGTGGAAACATTGCTTGTACGCTCGTCCTCATATTTCTTTACCTGCCCATAAATTCTGCGGGGTGAAAGGCATCCGTTAGCAAGCCAGGGGGAGAACTTTGAGGAATAATCAGTTCCCAAAAGGCCGTTTCGGGTGTATTTATAGTTCTTCAACTGGTCCTTTTCCCAGAAATATTCTTGCAGTCGTTTTAGAGCTTCATCCTCACCACCTTTGAAATCCAATACGGCCCGGTCATCCTCTGGGATGGCTTTAAGACCTAAATCCTTTAGCGAAGGTAACGGGGCTGAGTCAACACCCGGAATCTGCTTTACTTCACTGCGAAATTCGAGTTCTTTTCTTACTTCCGATTGGTTTTCCGTTTTCTTTCGGAATTGAGTGAATACATCCGGGATTTCATTTTTTGAGAAAGGGATATCATTAATATGAAACAGCGTGCTTCCCCAAACAAAATTCAGTTTATCGCCAATTTCATTTTTGATGCCTTCTTCAACATCAATTTCCTCTCGGGTAATTTCTTTGTGGGTAAAAGCCAGATCAACCCTATGTTCTTTTACTAGCTGTGGTAAAATCTCTTCAGGCTTGCCCATTATGAAAATTAAATCAAGGGAATGTTTTTGGAGATTCGATTTAAGATTCTCCAGCGATTCCAGTAAAAACCTTGCCCGATGCGCACCGGTTTTTGAAAAGCCAAAGGAGGTCGTCTCAAAATGCCGGGGATCGAAAATATATACGGGTAAAATTTCCTCGGCTTGTGAAGCTTTAGCCAATGCTTCGTTATCGTGCAAACGAAGATCATTTCTAAACCAAATAAGAGATCTCTTCATATCCTTTTTGATTAGTAAAAGCTGAAGCGAACGTCTTTCATTCCAAAAAATAAGCAGGACTCACATTTGGGAGTATATATCGGTATATTTATGGTTCGAAAAATTTCAAGATAAAGACCGATCAATAAATGAAAAATGTTGTGCTAATCCCCGGTGATGGAATCGGGGCGGAGATCACTAATTCCGTAACTACTATTCTGAAAGAAGCAGGAGCTGAGATCAATTGGATTGAGTGCTCGGCAGGACTGAAAGCCTACGAAGAAACCGGAAATCCCCTTCCTGAAGAAACTATCGAAGCTCTGGATGAGCATCGGATATCACTGAAAGGACCCCTGACTACGCCCGTTGGATCAGGATTCAGGTCGGTGAATGTGGCACTTCGGCAAAAATTCAATTTGTATAGCAACATCCGGCCGGCTCGTACACTGCCAAGTATCGACAGCCCATTCCGGGGAGTGGATATGGTGCTCTTCCGGGAAAACACTCAGGGTTTATATATCGGCAAAGAGGAATGGATAGAAGAAGCAGATAACAAAAAGCATGCTGAAGCTATTGCGGTTGTAACAGAAGAAGCCAGTGAGAAAATTATCCGTGCGGCTTTTGAGTATGCCGTTAAGAATGAGCGAAAGAAAGTGACGCTGGTTCACAAAGCTAATATTTTAAAACTGACAACGGGTCTATTCCTTGAGGTTGGCAGAAAGATTGCTAAAGAATATAAAGACATCGAGTTTCAGGATCTGATTGTTGATAACATGGCCATGCAAATGGTTCTTCGTCCCCAGCAGTTTGATGTGGTAGTTACCACCAATCTGTTTGGAGATATTCTATCTGACCTGGCATCGGGACTGGTGGGTGGACTTGGAGTTACCGGAGCTGCTAATATCGGTGATGATGCTGCGATGTTTGAAGCTGTTCACGGTTCCGCTCCCGATATTGTTGGGAAGAACGTGGCCAACCCAATGGCGCTTTTGTTTTCTTCATTAATGATGCTGGAGCATATTGATCAAAAGCAGATTGCTGAAAACATTCGAAAAGCAGTTTATAAAACACTTGTAGAGAAGAAGGTGTATTGCACGCCGGATATTGGAGGTGAAGGTACTACTTCGACATTCACTCAGGCTGTGTGCGACAATATTTGATGAACGTTTAAATACAGTACACAAGAAAAGGCTGCCAGTAGGCAGCCTTTTTTATATCAGGTTGTTGGTAGGATTTGGTCTATCCAAAGAGCTTAAACAAAGCCCAGCTGATAATAGACATCACCAGCCCGAAAGCCAGCGCCCAGCCAAAGCTTTTAACTTTGAATCCTTCTACCATGGCATCCACCAGCATAATAAGGCCGGCGTTAATCACCCACACAAAGAGGCCGAATGTGAGAATAGTAATTGGTAAGCTCAGGATTAATAGAATCGGTTTCACAAATACATTTATAATCGCGAGCAGAGCGGCTACAAAAACAGCACTCCAAAAATTCTTAATTTCGACTCCTTTAAGTAAGCTTGCAGTGGCATAGATGGAAATACTGTTTAATAACCAGGCCCAAATCATAATGGTGGAATTTTGTTAAAAGTGGCCTTTCTGTACGAACCCGACTGCAAAATGGTTACATTTAACTAAAAATTGATTGGATGGAAACGATACATAAATCATTTGAAGAACTCAGCTCCGTTCAGCTGCAGGATATTTTCAGGCTCAGGCAAAACGTATTTATCATAGAGCAGCAATGTTTCTATGAGGATATTGATGGAGCTGATGCCAAAGCAGAACACCTGTTGATCTACGATGAAGAAAAGCTGGCGGCTTACCTGCGGATTTTTCCCTATGGAGTAAAGTATAAAAATGAAGCTAATATGGGTCGGATAGTCGTTGACCCGGAGTTCAGAGGTACTGGTTTAGGCGAAAGGCTTATCAAAAAGGGAATTGAGCTATGCGACAAAAAACCGATTCGGATTGAAGCTCAGGCAGCTTTAGAAAAATACTATAATGGCTTTGGCTTTAAGGCAGAAGGAGAAGTATATGTGGTAGATGAGATCGACCACCTGCAGATGGTATTAGCTTAGCTCTTGCTTTTTATTTTTAAGATCATCTACAACTTCCAGATATCCTTGCTCAAGTTGATCGATTAAACCCGGAATTGATTTAAGGTTGATTGTCTCTTTACCAAACTTTTCTAAATCCTGGGCTATTTCGTTTAAAGCGGTAAGACCTACATACAAAAACATAGGTTTCAATTTGTGCGATTCAGCCCCCAATTCCTTCCAGTGTTCTTCTTGGTGTGCTTTCTTGATCTTATCAATATGTTTGGGAGTCTCTGATAACATGAGGTCTATCATTTCCACCATCACCTCGTTGTCGCCCCCGGTAATATTCTCCAAATAACTCAGATCAATTTTCCCCATAAACCAATAGTCCTTTAAACTTTATGAAACAAATGTAGGTAACTTTTTATAAATAAAGTATTCAAATATGGGTAATATTTTTCTGGAAGAGGTTCCTGGAAACACAGAATATCCATGCCTTATAAAGTGAAGAAGAGAATAAATGTAAAGGTGGATCAGCCTGTAAATATTACAATGCCCACCAGCACAAGCACCACGATTTTAAATATAAAAGCCTTCCAGTTTCTCATTTTAGAATAATTACTAACCAAAGAGGAAATGGATTGAAAGCAATTATACGGTAAAAGTCAAGTTATCCACAGCTGCTTAAATAAAAATTTTTAAGAAATATTTATTTCAGGCTGCAAATTATGTGATTTTTTGTATGTGGATAATTCAACGATTGAGTTATCCACAAGACCAGTGCTTTACTCAACAGTTACACTTTTGGCCAGATTTCTGGGCTGATCTACATTACACCCACGATTAACGGCGATGTAGTAAGAAAGCAACTGAAGAGGGATCACCGTCAATAATGGAGAAAGCACATCCATGGTTTCAGGAACTATGGATTTAAACTCGGCAAGTTTTTCTACTTCTTCATTTCCGGGATTTGTGATAGCAATTATTCTTCCCTTTCGCGCTCTCACTTCCTCAATGTTGCTGATCATTTTGTCGTTGGTGTGTTGGGTTGCAGCGATCACCACCACCGGCATCATTTCATCAATCAGCGCAATGGGGCCGTGCTTCATTTCGGCAGCCGGGTATCCTTCAGCGTGAATGTATGAGATCTCCTTGAGCTTTAATGCACCTTCAAGGGCAACAGGGAAGCTGTAAGAACGACCTAAGTACAAGAAATTGGGAGCATATGAAAAGAGATTCGAAATTTCCTTGATCTCATCGGTAGATTCTAAAATCTCTTCTATTTTGGCGGGGATCTGTGCTAACTCGCCAATCAGTTTTTTAGCTTCTTTTTTGTTAATGGTCTTTTTATACAGTCCCAGTTTAATTGCCATCATGGTGAGAACTGTAACCTGTGCAGTGAATGCCTTAGTGGATGCAACCCCAATCTCAGGTCCTGCATGAATATACACGCCGGCATCGGTTTCCCTGGCTATGGTAGATCCAACAACATTAACCACACCCAGAACCAATGCCCCTCGTGATTTTGCCTCCCGCAGTGCGGCAAGAGTATCGGCAGTTTCACCACTTTGGGAAATTACGATCATTACATCGCCTTCCCCAATAAGCTGTTCTTTGTATCGAAACTCGGAAGCATATTCTACTTCCACCGGAACTTTGGCCAGATATTCA
This genomic window contains:
- a CDS encoding DUF2256 domain-containing protein translates to MTKMRKKSDLPEKICPVCNRPFKWRKKWEDDWENVKYCSERCRRNKN
- a CDS encoding DUF3253 domain-containing protein: MKKSKQENRSRILPMKRNRGQDDSVSPTEVTKNLFTDVWKDHVDEVRTMAGELQSEKLASITRKAKAVVLNQTKKSARLSLVKSDD
- a CDS encoding DASH family cryptochrome; amino-acid sequence: MKRSLIWFRNDLRLHDNEALAKASQAEEILPVYIFDPRHFETTSFGFSKTGAHRARFLLESLENLKSNLQKHSLDLIFIMGKPEEILPQLVKEHRVDLAFTHKEITREEIDVEEGIKNEIGDKLNFVWGSTLFHINDIPFSKNEIPDVFTQFRKKTENQSEVRKELEFRSEVKQIPGVDSAPLPSLKDLGLKAIPEDDRAVLDFKGGEDEALKRLQEYFWEKDQLKNYKYTRNGLLGTDYSSKFSPWLANGCLSPRRIYGQVKKYEDERTSNVSTYWMIFELIWRDYFRFSAWKYGDKLFWQSGIQSKERTWRTDRKDFKKWAEGNTGIPFIDANMRELNATGYMSNRGRQNVASFLAQNLNIDWRMGAEYFESLLLDYDPCSNYGNWAYNSTVGHDPRNRYFNIINQAEKYDKKGDYIRHWIPELEKVPKEFIHEPHKMNPEQQTLHSVEIGDSYPKPMINLEESYEEIKARE
- a CDS encoding isocitrate/isopropylmalate dehydrogenase family protein, with product MKNVVLIPGDGIGAEITNSVTTILKEAGAEINWIECSAGLKAYEETGNPLPEETIEALDEHRISLKGPLTTPVGSGFRSVNVALRQKFNLYSNIRPARTLPSIDSPFRGVDMVLFRENTQGLYIGKEEWIEEADNKKHAEAIAVVTEEASEKIIRAAFEYAVKNERKKVTLVHKANILKLTTGLFLEVGRKIAKEYKDIEFQDLIVDNMAMQMVLRPQQFDVVVTTNLFGDILSDLASGLVGGLGVTGAANIGDDAAMFEAVHGSAPDIVGKNVANPMALLFSSLMMLEHIDQKQIAENIRKAVYKTLVEKKVYCTPDIGGEGTTSTFTQAVCDNI
- a CDS encoding phage holin family protein, with translation MIWAWLLNSISIYATASLLKGVEIKNFWSAVFVAALLAIINVFVKPILLILSLPITILTFGLFVWVINAGLIMLVDAMVEGFKVKSFGWALAFGLVMSIISWALFKLFG
- a CDS encoding GNAT family N-acetyltransferase, whose product is METIHKSFEELSSVQLQDIFRLRQNVFIIEQQCFYEDIDGADAKAEHLLIYDEEKLAAYLRIFPYGVKYKNEANMGRIVVDPEFRGTGLGERLIKKGIELCDKKPIRIEAQAALEKYYNGFGFKAEGEVYVVDEIDHLQMVLA
- a CDS encoding Hpt domain-containing protein encodes the protein MGKIDLSYLENITGGDNEVMVEMIDLMLSETPKHIDKIKKAHQEEHWKELGAESHKLKPMFLYVGLTALNEIAQDLEKFGKETINLKSIPGLIDQLEQGYLEVVDDLKNKKQELS